In the genome of Mycolicibacterium aromaticivorans JS19b1 = JCM 16368, one region contains:
- a CDS encoding inorganic phosphate transporter, producing MATRAATPVQALAVAAAGNFAGPLLMGTAVADTVGGVVIVAPHETLPAVGAALSAAVGWNLPGCRAGRLVWTTAAATNSAVTSGPSRWRPLTTLNTESGSPAEHSRQSSDSPGRFMTTLGCDYGRNTSIVGAQVQSSLPRSRQRSQACRPRAGFGDSGYYVGGTAATAMRGWCRRRRRA from the coding sequence GTGGCAACCCGCGCCGCGACACCCGTGCAGGCGCTTGCGGTCGCGGCGGCAGGCAACTTCGCCGGCCCACTGCTGATGGGAACCGCCGTCGCCGACACCGTGGGCGGTGTCGTCATCGTCGCCCCGCACGAAACCCTGCCGGCCGTCGGTGCCGCGCTCAGCGCCGCCGTCGGATGGAACCTGCCAGGCTGCCGAGCGGGTCGACTGGTTTGGACCACCGCCGCCGCTACCAATAGTGCGGTCACATCCGGCCCGTCGAGATGGAGACCGCTTACGACGCTCAACACCGAGTCCGGCTCGCCGGCTGAGCACTCACGCCAGTCTTCGGACTCACCGGGGCGGTTCATGACCACGTTAGGCTGTGATTATGGGAGAAACACCAGCATTGTTGGAGCGCAGGTCCAGAGCTCGCTCCCAAGATCCCGTCAGCGTTCCCAAGCCTGTCGACCACGAGCCGGATTTGGTGACAGTGGATACTACGTGGGGGGAACTGCAGCCACTGCAATGCGCGGCTGGTGTCGTCGCCGTCGGCGAGCTTGA
- a CDS encoding beta-phosphoglucomutase family hydrolase: protein MTDREEPPTPDLRLRCYDAVVFDMDGVVTDTATVHAAAWKTLFDEVLDELAATPVPSFDVEADYLRYVDGRPREDGVRTFLASRGITLAEGSPDDPPQRLTVQGLAARKQQLFNEHLARDGVAAFPSTVALLRRLRAEAISTALVTSSRNSVAVLQAAGVIDLFDARVDGSDALRLSLPGKPDPATFLEAARRLRVDPTRAVVVEDAEAGVRAGTAGGFGLVVGVDRVGNRAALLAAGAHIVVEDLAALDVDVPIADLGEHWCGGASCAEGPWLLTYHGFDPALEGTREALCTLGNGYRGTRGSAPGSTADNVHYPGTYLAGVFNRLRSNLGGRVVEYEHLVNCPDWTALTVSPPGEAPYRHGSAQMLSSWQQLDLRRGLLTRVFRYRDTAGRTTRVTHRSFVHLMQTNLGVLETTVEAEDWSGRIIVRSGIDGRIANRNVAEYRLLAHEHLLPVAAREIDPESVLLDAVTSQSGVHIAMAARTRVMDAAQNSDTDAKRQVIDQPGYIGHELVLAVRAGQPVTVEKVVAVATSRDRAVSTAALSAAARVRRAPSAQELLSTHEASWSQTWDRFGIELRAGQRQSLALNLNTFHVLQAIAAAGLDLDTGVPARGLHGEGYRGHVFWDEMFVYPMLTMRRPEMTRSLLYYRHRRLDEARAAARAAGLDGAMFPWQSGSDGREETPNELYNPRTGTWMPDNSHRQRHVGLAVAYSVWQYFQATTDLAFLIDAGAELMVEVTRLFASMATCDAADDRFDITGVMGPDEFHDGHPDAPGQGLRNNAYTNVMVAWLITRTLEALDQIAGKDCGPIWDRLALRSGERDHWERIRHRLRVPFHADGVISQFEGYEQLAEFDWQAYRSRYGDLGRLDLILAAEGDSPNRYRLCKQADVLMLLYLLSAEELRAVLGELGYPFPAEAVLRTVEFYLARTTHGSTLSRLVHSWVMARSNRPQSWSLFTRALDSDLADIQGGTTREGVHVGAMAGTVDMVLRCYAGLETRNGMLWLHPVLPIELPRAGFTIVYHGQPISVEVTREQVTLRLHDHVGEPTTVCVEGQVVTLSPGDVHVVALAVTSPGVHPSTGSHRHRPGSEVSNAAGVRRATP, encoded by the coding sequence GTGACTGACCGGGAGGAACCACCCACGCCGGACCTACGGCTGCGGTGTTATGACGCGGTTGTCTTCGACATGGACGGCGTGGTCACCGACACCGCGACGGTGCACGCCGCAGCCTGGAAAACGCTCTTCGACGAGGTGCTTGACGAGCTGGCGGCGACACCGGTGCCCAGTTTCGACGTCGAGGCCGACTACCTGCGCTACGTCGATGGACGGCCCCGTGAAGACGGCGTGCGAACCTTCCTGGCGTCGCGCGGAATCACCCTTGCAGAGGGTTCGCCCGACGACCCCCCGCAACGTCTTACGGTGCAGGGTCTCGCCGCGCGCAAACAGCAGCTGTTCAACGAGCACCTGGCCCGCGACGGCGTCGCCGCCTTTCCCAGCACCGTCGCGTTGTTGCGACGGCTGCGGGCCGAAGCCATATCGACCGCGCTGGTCACCTCCAGCCGCAACAGCGTGGCGGTGCTGCAGGCCGCGGGTGTGATCGACCTGTTCGACGCGCGGGTCGACGGCAGCGACGCACTGCGGCTCTCGCTGCCCGGGAAGCCCGACCCCGCCACGTTCCTGGAGGCGGCGCGCCGGCTACGGGTCGACCCGACCCGAGCGGTGGTCGTCGAGGACGCCGAGGCAGGGGTGCGGGCCGGCACCGCCGGCGGCTTCGGACTGGTCGTGGGCGTCGACCGGGTCGGCAACCGCGCCGCCCTGCTCGCCGCCGGGGCGCACATCGTGGTGGAGGACCTGGCCGCGCTCGACGTGGACGTTCCGATCGCCGACCTTGGCGAACACTGGTGTGGCGGCGCGTCGTGCGCCGAAGGCCCCTGGCTGCTGACCTATCACGGCTTCGACCCGGCGCTGGAAGGCACCCGCGAGGCGCTGTGCACCCTGGGCAACGGCTACCGGGGCACCCGCGGGTCGGCACCGGGCAGCACCGCCGACAACGTCCACTACCCGGGCACCTACCTGGCCGGAGTCTTCAACCGGCTGCGCAGCAACCTGGGAGGACGGGTTGTCGAATACGAGCACCTCGTCAACTGCCCGGACTGGACCGCACTGACGGTCAGCCCGCCGGGTGAAGCGCCGTACCGGCACGGCTCAGCTCAGATGCTGAGTTCCTGGCAGCAACTCGACCTGCGCCGTGGCCTGCTCACCCGCGTGTTTCGCTACCGTGACACCGCGGGGCGCACCACCCGAGTGACCCATCGCTCCTTTGTGCACCTGATGCAGACGAACCTTGGGGTGCTCGAGACCACCGTCGAGGCCGAGGACTGGTCCGGCCGGATCATCGTTCGTTCGGGCATCGACGGGCGCATCGCAAACCGCAACGTCGCCGAGTACCGCCTGCTCGCCCATGAGCACCTGCTGCCAGTCGCCGCGCGGGAGATCGATCCCGAGTCAGTGCTCTTAGACGCGGTCACCAGCCAGTCAGGGGTGCACATCGCGATGGCGGCGCGCACCCGGGTGATGGACGCCGCCCAGAACAGCGACACCGACGCCAAGCGGCAGGTGATCGACCAACCGGGGTACATCGGTCACGAGCTTGTGCTGGCGGTACGGGCCGGGCAGCCGGTGACAGTGGAGAAGGTCGTCGCGGTCGCCACGTCGCGGGATCGCGCCGTGTCGACCGCGGCGTTGTCGGCCGCCGCGCGCGTCCGGCGGGCCCCGTCGGCCCAGGAACTGCTGAGCACCCATGAGGCGTCCTGGTCACAGACGTGGGACAGGTTCGGCATCGAACTGCGGGCCGGGCAGCGCCAGTCACTGGCGCTGAACCTCAACACATTCCACGTGCTGCAAGCGATTGCCGCGGCAGGCCTGGACCTGGACACCGGCGTTCCGGCGCGCGGCCTGCACGGTGAGGGATACCGCGGGCACGTGTTCTGGGACGAAATGTTCGTCTATCCCATGCTGACGATGCGCCGCCCAGAAATGACCCGGTCGCTGCTGTACTACCGTCACCGCCGCCTGGACGAAGCGCGCGCCGCCGCGCGGGCCGCCGGACTGGACGGGGCGATGTTTCCCTGGCAGAGCGGCAGCGACGGCCGCGAAGAAACGCCGAATGAGCTCTACAACCCGCGCACCGGCACCTGGATGCCCGATAACTCCCATCGGCAGCGCCACGTGGGACTCGCCGTCGCCTACAGCGTCTGGCAGTACTTCCAGGCCACCACCGACCTGGCTTTCCTCATTGACGCCGGGGCCGAGTTGATGGTGGAGGTGACCCGGCTCTTCGCCAGCATGGCCACCTGCGACGCTGCCGATGACCGTTTCGACATCACTGGGGTGATGGGACCTGATGAGTTCCACGACGGTCACCCCGACGCGCCCGGTCAAGGGCTGCGTAACAACGCCTACACGAATGTGATGGTGGCGTGGCTAATCACCCGGACGCTGGAGGCGCTGGATCAGATCGCCGGAAAGGACTGCGGCCCGATCTGGGACCGCCTGGCGCTGCGGTCCGGGGAACGCGACCATTGGGAGCGGATACGGCACCGGCTCAGGGTTCCGTTTCACGCCGACGGTGTGATCAGCCAGTTCGAGGGCTATGAACAGCTCGCCGAATTCGATTGGCAGGCATACCGATCGCGATACGGCGACCTCGGACGCCTGGATCTGATCCTGGCAGCCGAAGGCGACAGCCCTAACCGCTACCGGCTGTGCAAGCAGGCTGACGTACTGATGTTGCTCTACTTGTTGTCCGCCGAGGAGCTGCGCGCCGTGCTCGGCGAACTCGGCTACCCCTTCCCGGCGGAGGCCGTGTTGCGCACTGTCGAGTTCTACCTCGCCCGAACGACCCACGGCTCCACCTTGAGCCGACTCGTGCACAGCTGGGTGATGGCGCGCAGCAACCGCCCCCAGTCGTGGTCTCTGTTCACCCGCGCGTTGGACAGCGACCTCGCCGACATCCAGGGAGGTACGACCCGCGAAGGTGTCCACGTCGGTGCCATGGCCGGCACCGTCGATATGGTGTTGCGCTGCTACGCGGGACTGGAAACCCGCAACGGGATGCTTTGGCTGCACCCCGTCTTGCCGATTGAACTGCCCCGGGCAGGATTCACCATCGTCTACCACGGACAGCCGATCAGCGTCGAAGTCACCCGCGAACAGGTCACTTTGCGCCTGCACGACCACGTCGGCGAACCCACCACGGTCTGTGTTGAAGGCCAGGTGGTCACCCTTTCGCCGGGCGATGTCCATGTGGTGGCGCTTGCGGTGACGTCGCCGGGCGTTCACCCGTCCACCGGGTCCCACCGGCATCGCCCTGGGTCGGAAGTCTCTAACGCCGCGGGGGTCCGACGTGCGACTCCGTGA
- a CDS encoding three-helix bundle dimerization domain-containing protein: MNEPTRTDSDSIDSVASTVSSWEVPVSELDLIVDVLSAKFPGHTRAHVRDVVYETHRRLYAAARVRAHLIPLTLNLARSELDSRSPGPVSSRP; the protein is encoded by the coding sequence ATGAACGAGCCAACGCGTACAGATTCAGACAGCATCGACTCGGTGGCCAGTACCGTCTCGTCGTGGGAAGTCCCGGTGAGTGAGCTGGATTTGATTGTGGACGTACTGAGTGCCAAGTTCCCCGGACACACCAGAGCCCATGTGCGCGACGTGGTGTATGAAACCCATCGCCGGCTTTACGCAGCGGCACGTGTCCGTGCGCACCTCATCCCGCTGACGCTCAACCTCGCCCGATCAGAACTGGACAGTCGTTCGCCCGGTCCTGTGTCGAGCCGGCCGTAA
- a CDS encoding PPK2 family polyphosphate kinase: MAHTDQLASGWNSSPVHALRAIPGACSLADLDTAGTPGFVGSKSDALRLLQARGKHLHTLQEKLYANAVSGNGRSVLLVLQGMDAAGKGGIIRHVLGMVNPEGIDHAPFGVPSSEERLHHFLWRVHKALPRLGHIGVFDRSHYEDVLVARVRKLVPEAVWQGRYHEINEFERQLAGQGMVIVKVAMFISLQEQKQRLLQRLRDPHKNWKYSPRDVDDRLQWPHYRDAYQALLDRTSTEVAPWYVIPCDHKWYSRIAVAELLIAALETMDLTWPPAQYDLQKEITRLQRS; this comes from the coding sequence GTGGCGCATACCGATCAGCTTGCTTCCGGCTGGAATTCCTCACCTGTGCATGCCTTGCGGGCGATACCCGGCGCCTGTTCGCTGGCCGATCTTGACACTGCCGGCACTCCCGGATTCGTCGGAAGCAAATCCGACGCCCTGCGTCTCCTGCAAGCGAGGGGCAAGCACCTGCACACCTTGCAGGAGAAGCTGTACGCCAACGCGGTGTCGGGGAATGGTCGTTCGGTTCTCCTGGTCTTGCAGGGCATGGACGCTGCTGGAAAGGGGGGCATCATTCGACATGTACTCGGCATGGTCAACCCCGAAGGCATCGACCATGCCCCCTTCGGCGTGCCCTCCAGCGAGGAACGCCTGCACCACTTCCTCTGGCGTGTCCACAAGGCATTGCCGCGGCTCGGCCACATCGGGGTATTCGACCGCTCGCACTACGAGGACGTCCTTGTTGCTCGAGTCCGCAAACTTGTCCCCGAGGCGGTCTGGCAGGGCCGCTACCACGAGATCAACGAATTCGAACGCCAACTGGCCGGTCAGGGCATGGTCATCGTGAAAGTCGCGATGTTCATTTCCCTGCAGGAGCAAAAGCAAAGGCTTCTGCAGCGACTACGAGACCCGCACAAAAACTGGAAGTACAGCCCCCGCGACGTCGACGACCGGTTGCAGTGGCCACATTACCGGGATGCTTACCAGGCGCTGCTGGACAGAACATCAACTGAGGTCGCCCCTTGGTACGTCATCCCCTGCGATCACAAATGGTATAGCCGCATCGCCGTCGCCGAGTTGCTGATCGCGGCGCTCGAAACGATGGATCTGACCTGGCCGCCGGCGCAATATGACCTCCAGAAGGAGATCACCCGATTGCAGCGCAGTTGA
- a CDS encoding rhodanese-like domain-containing protein: MTVDTTWGELQPLQCAAGVVAVGELELIEHVRAGAALIDTRVPDSRNSVTIPGAVNIAHDEITDRRTELDESRVSVLFCNGPQCPQSPAAIRALLEIGYPACYLVYYRGGLHDWVTLAMPIEAVG, translated from the coding sequence GTGACAGTGGATACTACGTGGGGGGAACTGCAGCCACTGCAATGCGCGGCTGGTGTCGTCGCCGTCGGCGAGCTTGAGCTGATCGAACACGTCCGCGCCGGCGCCGCCCTCATCGACACCCGAGTGCCCGATTCAAGGAACAGTGTCACCATCCCCGGCGCTGTGAACATTGCGCACGACGAGATAACAGATCGCCGCACAGAACTCGATGAGTCGCGGGTGAGTGTCTTGTTCTGTAACGGCCCGCAGTGCCCACAGTCACCCGCCGCCATCCGCGCACTGTTGGAAATCGGTTATCCTGCCTGCTACCTCGTCTACTACCGTGGGGGGCTGCACGACTGGGTGACGCTGGCGATGCCGATCGAGGCAGTTGGATGA
- a CDS encoding general stress protein, producing MDSPRDQSFDDPTTQASASADYRVIASYRDYTEAQRTVDYLSDAEFPVENLRIVGHGVSTVEAITGRMTNGRAALTGAASGAWWGLFIGLLLGMFAAGAAWLSVLAAGLLIGAVWGAVFGFVGHWATHGRHDFTSVSTLAAERYDIACTPALAANAANLLTTRP from the coding sequence ATGGATAGCCCCCGCGATCAATCGTTCGACGATCCGACCACTCAGGCCAGCGCCAGCGCCGACTACCGGGTGATAGCCAGCTACCGCGACTACACCGAGGCGCAACGCACCGTCGACTATCTCTCCGATGCGGAATTCCCCGTGGAGAATCTGCGCATCGTGGGCCACGGAGTGAGCACCGTGGAGGCCATCACGGGCCGTATGACCAACGGACGCGCGGCGCTGACTGGTGCGGCCAGCGGCGCGTGGTGGGGCTTGTTCATCGGGCTGCTGTTGGGGATGTTCGCCGCCGGAGCTGCGTGGTTGTCGGTCCTGGCCGCCGGTCTGCTGATCGGTGCGGTGTGGGGCGCGGTCTTTGGGTTCGTCGGGCATTGGGCCACCCACGGCCGCCACGACTTCACGTCGGTCTCCACCCTGGCAGCTGAGCGCTACGACATCGCGTGCACTCCGGCGTTGGCCGCGAACGCGGCGAATCTCCTTACCACTAGGCCCTAG